In Sulfitobacter guttiformis, the genomic stretch CGCTTGATGTATTTCAAAAACTGTTTTTGGAAAATCAGGTCGTGATCCTCAAGATGAACCCAGTGAACGATTACCTGACCGAGTTCCTGACCATTGCCTTAAAGCCGCTGATAGACGTCGATGCCCTGCGCATTGTCAAAGGCGACGGCGCGGCGGGCGCATACCTCACCAATCATGACATTATCGACGAACTTCACATCACAGGGGCGGGCGCTACGCATGATGCCATCGTGTGGGGCACCGGACCCGAGGGCGCAGCGAACCGCGCCGCAAACACACCAAAGAACACCAAGCATTTCACCTCGGAGCTGGGTGCCGTCTGCCCAACGATTGTAGTACCCGGCCCGTGGTCTGCCGCAGATCTGCAATTTCAGGCAGAACATATCGCAACGCAGAAGCTGCACAATTCCGGTTTCAACTGTGTTGCCTGTCAGGTCCTCATCATGCCACGCGGCTGGGACAAAGCGGCGGTATTGCTAAAAAACATCGAGAAGGTCGCGCTTAAATCCACCCGTGGCGCTTATTACCCCGGTGCGAACGATCGGATGGACAGTTTTGCCGAAAAGGCCAAAAATCCGAAATTAGTCAAGCGGACCGCATCCCCCGCGCTGCTGATTAATGATGTGGATGACGCAGACTGGTTCCGCTCCAACGAAGTCTTTGCACCTGCGATGTCGACACATGAAATGGATGCGCCCGATGCGGCGACCTATCTAGTCAACGCTGTCCGGTACGCAAACGAACAGCTTTACGGCACACTTGGGGCGAACATACTTATCCATCCCAAGACAATCAGGGAAATCGGTAAAAAGCGGTTTGAGGAGATCATCGCCGAGCTGCACTATGGCACAATCGCTGTCAACGCATGGACAGGTTTGGCCTTTTTGGCAACATCCTGCCCTTGGGGCGCCTTCCCCGGTCACACACCGCAGGATGTTCAATCCGGGATCGGGACGGTGCATAACACATTCATGCTTGAAAATACGCAGCGCGTCGTAATCGAGGCGCCTTGGGCTCCCTTCCCCCGTAATGTAGTGTCAGGTCAGTTGACCTTGCTGCCGCGCCCGCCTTGGTTTGTATCCAATAAAAAGCAGGACAAAATCGGGCGTTTACTGACATCCTTCCAGTATAAGCCAAGCTGGTTCAAAATTCCTCGTATTTTCCTTAACGCCCTGCTCGGGTGACATCAAATCGGGCCGTATGAAGAATTTGCATCCGGCCCGACCTTATCCTGACATATCATACTCGAGATCCTGACAGATATGCCTACCGCTCCAGATTCCAGCGCAGTGCGAAAATCGGCAAAGCGCGACAGTAAAAAGCGCCAGATCGCAGACAGTGCGATCACGGCGCTACGCACCCTTGGCTATGCCAATACCAGCCTGCGCGACATCGCTGAATATAGCGGTATGTCGTTGGGAATTCTGCATTACTATTTTGAGGATCGCTCGGATCTAATTATCTATTGTGTGCGCCTGTACAAACAGGAGTTTGTTACCGGTATCCTTGAGACGTTGAGCGGCGCAGTGGGGCGCGCAGAAGTCATCAACATCTTGTCCGGTGCTCTTGCGCGCTCTATTGCCAAAGACTCAGACACGCACCGACTCTGGTACGATATCCGTAATCAGGCACTCTTTGATCCAGTTTTCAGGCCTGTAACGGCAGAAATCGAAGCGATGCTGGTCAGGATCGTGGCATCCGCATTCGCCAAATCAGGCCATGCCGTACCACCGATGATCGACCTTCAACTCGCCCTCCTTGATGGAGTGTTCCGTCACCTGATGCAAAAGCAACTCACGGAACAAAGCCGGACCGCAGCCGCGCTCAAGATCACGTTTGCTTCGGTGCTTGAACAAATTCTGTGACACCACAGCCCAGTGCGTCCTCTTTTATTTTGTTGGCGACGACAGCAGTTGCCTGACGATAGCCGCATTACGCTGCCTTTGGCTAAAACCGCGATAACGAAGGCATGCTACGCATTATTCTATCTGGCTCGTACTGCCCTAACCACAGTCCAATCACACAATAAAGGCTGGCCCGTCACTGCACAATCAGGGCTGCGTCACCGTCAGTCGGTAGCTCTGCCCCGTGCAGATCGTAGTCCATCTGTCAGCCCCGCGACATTATCTGCCTTCGACGGAATTCGCCTAATCTGGCCTACGCATGTTCTTAAGTCTGACAGCAATCAATAGCGGCAGCACAAGCAGTGCCGCGATGCCTGCAAACATCTTCTACGCCGATAAGCCGCACCTGGAGCTCGCGTGTACGCAGTGGACCAGATGGCACTGCACTTTAGGCTAACGCCTGCTTTCGCTTGCGGAGAGATTCCAATCGTCTTCGGACACGGACAGCGCCTTGATCTTCGAATACACCGTAGTCGGTGCCAGCTCCAGCAATCGCGCAGCGCCTTGCGGGCCGGATACCTTTCCTTGTGACCGGACAAGGCACCGGATCAGATTTTCGCGCTCGATGCGCCGGATATCCGCGCTGGATAAAATCCGGTCACTGGCATGAACAGTCGCTCCATGACCGGTCTGAAATTCGAACTGTAGCTTGCCTCCCTGCGCCAAAATGGCCGCACGCTCGATCACGTTCTCAAGTTCGCGCACATTTCCGGGCCAGTCATAGGCCAGTAGCGTTTCAATGTTAGCCTTTGAAAGCCGCGCTGCTGGCAATCTTAGCCGGCGCGACACACGGTCAAGAAAATGCTTGGCCAGCAGCGGGATGTCATCGGGTCGGTCGCGCAATGCGTCACACTGGATCGAGAATACGTTTAGCTCGAAAAAGAGGTCCTGCCGGAACCTGCCTGCCTGCACTTCCGCCGCAAGGTTACGGGTCGTGGTCGAAATGATCGTCATGTCCACCCGGATGTCGGTTGTATCGCCCAGACGGCAAAACATTCCTTCTTTGATCACTGTCATCAGCTTTGCCTGAAACGACTTGGGCAAAGCAGACACTTCATCCAGACACAGTGTGCCATTGTTGGCTAACGCCAGCTTGCCCACGGTGTCACGTACCGCCCCCCGGAACGCACCGCGTCTGTAGCCGAAGACCTCCGCCTCAAGTGCCTGCGCGGTGATGTCAGAGCAATTCACATGGACCAGTGGCCGCTTTCGACCACTGCTGGCCTCGTGCAACGCGCTAACGGCCAAACTTTTACCCGTGCCCGCAGCGCCCGTTATCAACACGTTTGTCTTAGTATCTGCCACCAGATCAATCTGCACATTAAGGTTCCGAACGGCCGCCGATTGACCCACAATGCCCGCATGTGAACGTACGTTACGAATTTCGGTGAGCAGGTAGTCGTTCTCCTGCTCGAGTTGCACGCGCAGCGTTTCCACTTCGGCAAGCGCATGACGCAGCTTCTTCTCACTCTCCTTACGCTCAGTCACGTCACGGAAAATCACTACCGCTCCCGCCAGCACACCGTGATCGTAAATCGGGGTCGAAACGTATTCGACCAAAATCGGCTTGCCGTCCTTGCGCCAGAACGCGTCATCTTCGACGCGCACAGTTTTGTCACGGCGGAATGAATCATAGATCGGGCATTCATGGGCGGGGAATTGCGCCCCGTCCAGATGATGGTGATGGATGATCGAATGAAGCTCGCGCCCGATCAGATCCTCCGCATTCCAGCCCAACATTTCCTGCGCGGCACGGTTTACAAATGTGGCCTTGCCCTCTGCATTAATGCCATAGATCCCCTCCCCCGCGGCCTCGAGAATGAGCTCGTTCTGGGCCTCCACCTCGCGGAAGAACCCATAGATGTTTTGCCACTGCATCAAACCGGCCCGGTGGTGCGCTTCCTGCTCGGCGAGATACTCCCGCCGGTTCTGGGCATTGAGATCCAGAAAACTGAGAACTATTTCTGATCCGCCGGAATGGATACCATAGACTTGCACCCGGAGCGAAGTGCCATCGGCGCGGACAAAATCCAATGCTGTCTCGATATAGCGGCCAAAGTACATGACCGCCTCCAGATATACAGCCATCGCACCAGAGGAAGACGTCAGAAACCTGCTCATTGAAGCTTCTTCGAGACTGCACCCGAACAATTGTGCTGCGGCGGGATTATATGTCAGGACCGCACCGTTGCGCGCATCCAAGACAAGAGCGGGCAGCGGATTGTGCAAAAGCACGTGAGGCAAAACAGAATCTTTTTCCATGCCTTAATGTGGCCCTATCGAAGCGCGCCAAGACAATTACGATATTTCGTATTTCACGAAATATCGTACAAAGTGCCATTTATTTAATCATTTTTATCAATGGATTGTATTTTTTGGACGTATGAAAAACCCGTCTCGTACAGAGGTGGACGCCGTGCCATCATAATTCCAAATCAGGTCATGGGGGATAATATGACAGTTAAGAGCCTTGGAAATCCGTTCTCGAAAGACACCGATCTGCGCCACGGGCAAAGCTGCTCGTGTGACACATGCCAGAGTACTCCAGCCACGGGCACGCGGCATATGTCCAGCGACGATATGCTGGAACAGGCCGTAGAGAGCGCCATCGTACGCTCCGTTTTTGGCCACAGCGACATCGGTCGCCGGTCGTTTATGGGGATGGTCGGCGGCAGCACGGCCGCAGCGGCACTTGCCTCCGTCTTTCCGTTGAGCGAGGCAAAGGCGGCGATCCTTGATAATCTCGGCACGCCAGAAAAGACCGATCTCAACATCGGCTTCGTCCCGATCACCTGCGCCACGCCGATCATCATGGCAGAGCCGTTGGGCTTTTATGCCCGCTACGGTCTGAACGCAAAAGTCATCAAAACCGCCGGTTGGGCGGTGGCGCGCGACAAATCCCTATCGGGTGAATATGATGCCAGCCATATGCTGACGCCTATGCCGCTGGCGATGACACTCGGCGCAGGCTCGATTGCAGAGCCGTACATCATGCCTGCTGTCGAAAATATCAACGGTCAGGCCATTGTTCTGGCCAACCAGCATATGGACAAGCGCGATCCGAAACAGTGGAAGGGCTTCACCTTCGGCGTGCCGTTCGAGTACTCCATGCACAACTTTTTGCTGCGCTATTACGTGGCAGAGTTCGGCCTCGACCCCGATGTCGATATCCAGATTCGCGTAGTTCCGCCGCCGGAAATGGTTGCAAACCTGCGCGCAGGAAACCTCGACGGCTACCTGTCGCCCGATCCGTTCAACCAGCGTGCCGTGTTCGAGGGCATCGGCTTTATCCACATGCTGACCAAGGAAATCTGGGAGGGCCACCCCTGCTGTGCCTTCGCCGCGCCCCTCTCCTTTGCCACTGAGCTACCGAATACTTATGGCGCGCTCCTCAAGTCGATCATCGACGCCACGCAATATGCATCCAATCCCGACAATCGTAGCGAAATTTCGACCGCAATTGCACCTACCAACTACCTGAACCAGCCCGTCACTGTGATCGAGCAGGTTCTGACCGGTACCTACGCCGACGGTCTGGGCGAGGTAAAGCGCGTGCCCGACCGCATCGATTTCGACCCCTTCCCGTGGCAGTCAATGGGCGTCTGGATCCTCACCCAGATGAAGCGGTGGGGCTACATCGAAGGCGATGTGAACTATAAGCAGGTGGCCGAGCAAGTCTATCTGGCAGCCGATGCACGCAAGATCATGACCGATCTGGGATATGATGCGCCTGCGGATAATTACAAATCCCACATGATCATGGGCAAGTCTTTCGATCCGGCCCAGCCCGAAGCCTACGTCAACAGCTTTGCGATCAAGGCGAAATGATGGGAACCCTGTCAGAGAACAAAAAAGCGGCGCT encodes the following:
- a CDS encoding TetR/AcrR family transcriptional regulator, which translates into the protein MPTAPDSSAVRKSAKRDSKKRQIADSAITALRTLGYANTSLRDIAEYSGMSLGILHYYFEDRSDLIIYCVRLYKQEFVTGILETLSGAVGRAEVINILSGALARSIAKDSDTHRLWYDIRNQALFDPVFRPVTAEIEAMLVRIVASAFAKSGHAVPPMIDLQLALLDGVFRHLMQKQLTEQSRTAAALKITFASVLEQIL
- a CDS encoding sigma 54-interacting transcriptional regulator, translating into MEKDSVLPHVLLHNPLPALVLDARNGAVLTYNPAAAQLFGCSLEEASMSRFLTSSSGAMAVYLEAVMYFGRYIETALDFVRADGTSLRVQVYGIHSGGSEIVLSFLDLNAQNRREYLAEQEAHHRAGLMQWQNIYGFFREVEAQNELILEAAGEGIYGINAEGKATFVNRAAQEMLGWNAEDLIGRELHSIIHHHHLDGAQFPAHECPIYDSFRRDKTVRVEDDAFWRKDGKPILVEYVSTPIYDHGVLAGAVVIFRDVTERKESEKKLRHALAEVETLRVQLEQENDYLLTEIRNVRSHAGIVGQSAAVRNLNVQIDLVADTKTNVLITGAAGTGKSLAVSALHEASSGRKRPLVHVNCSDITAQALEAEVFGYRRGAFRGAVRDTVGKLALANNGTLCLDEVSALPKSFQAKLMTVIKEGMFCRLGDTTDIRVDMTIISTTTRNLAAEVQAGRFRQDLFFELNVFSIQCDALRDRPDDIPLLAKHFLDRVSRRLRLPAARLSKANIETLLAYDWPGNVRELENVIERAAILAQGGKLQFEFQTGHGATVHASDRILSSADIRRIERENLIRCLVRSQGKVSGPQGAARLLELAPTTVYSKIKALSVSEDDWNLSASESRR
- a CDS encoding aldehyde dehydrogenase family protein is translated as MDGTMNAPHLEEYDAALHALDKAKDSWARTSVANRIALLQQVKENLMGVAEEWVAIATRKKQIPEGSPLSGEEWTSGPYAVMSACNGLMHTLSQMEGKSFLKHLPTRTLTTGQTAVKVMPHSIWDHLLLSGVKAEVWMQHGITPANLPQHTAVAYDIPPSDRQGKVALILGAGNIASIAPLDVFQKLFLENQVVILKMNPVNDYLTEFLTIALKPLIDVDALRIVKGDGAAGAYLTNHDIIDELHITGAGATHDAIVWGTGPEGAANRAANTPKNTKHFTSELGAVCPTIVVPGPWSAADLQFQAEHIATQKLHNSGFNCVACQVLIMPRGWDKAAVLLKNIEKVALKSTRGAYYPGANDRMDSFAEKAKNPKLVKRTASPALLINDVDDADWFRSNEVFAPAMSTHEMDAPDAATYLVNAVRYANEQLYGTLGANILIHPKTIREIGKKRFEEIIAELHYGTIAVNAWTGLAFLATSCPWGAFPGHTPQDVQSGIGTVHNTFMLENTQRVVIEAPWAPFPRNVVSGQLTLLPRPPWFVSNKKQDKIGRLLTSFQYKPSWFKIPRIFLNALLG
- a CDS encoding CmpA/NrtA family ABC transporter substrate-binding protein; translation: MTVKSLGNPFSKDTDLRHGQSCSCDTCQSTPATGTRHMSSDDMLEQAVESAIVRSVFGHSDIGRRSFMGMVGGSTAAAALASVFPLSEAKAAILDNLGTPEKTDLNIGFVPITCATPIIMAEPLGFYARYGLNAKVIKTAGWAVARDKSLSGEYDASHMLTPMPLAMTLGAGSIAEPYIMPAVENINGQAIVLANQHMDKRDPKQWKGFTFGVPFEYSMHNFLLRYYVAEFGLDPDVDIQIRVVPPPEMVANLRAGNLDGYLSPDPFNQRAVFEGIGFIHMLTKEIWEGHPCCAFAAPLSFATELPNTYGALLKSIIDATQYASNPDNRSEISTAIAPTNYLNQPVTVIEQVLTGTYADGLGEVKRVPDRIDFDPFPWQSMGVWILTQMKRWGYIEGDVNYKQVAEQVYLAADARKIMTDLGYDAPADNYKSHMIMGKSFDPAQPEAYVNSFAIKAK